In one Hyphomicrobium sp. 99 genomic region, the following are encoded:
- the mreC gene encoding rod shape-determining protein MreC has product MTRLKDHNLFLRRTDRAAPGKRVRPVLLLLVFVASGLMLLSRLDHSMLSGVRWQAASWLTPVLRGAMIPAEPVRQIGRSISTQVDLGNELERLRQENQKLESWKWRAQQLEGKVAGLEALAKVVPEQKIDFITSRVITDSSGAFVRSVTIDAGRKRNVKEGYPVINADGLVGRIVDVAPDAARVLLATDLNSRIPVRIGPNAVRAILAGDNSSRPKLIYIPDGANIAIGDDVATSGTGGVFPAGLRLGAVAGNLSDPRVALRADLDRLEYVSVLFFADPFPDLSDDLSNRKPTGEASNAVSPAYAPPSGKAK; this is encoded by the coding sequence ATGACGCGGCTCAAGGATCACAATCTTTTTCTAAGGCGCACGGATCGTGCGGCGCCTGGGAAGCGCGTGCGTCCGGTGCTGTTGCTGCTCGTCTTCGTTGCGTCCGGTTTGATGCTGCTCAGCCGACTTGATCATAGCATGCTGAGTGGCGTGCGGTGGCAGGCTGCTTCGTGGCTGACGCCGGTATTGCGAGGCGCGATGATTCCGGCCGAACCCGTCCGCCAGATCGGGCGATCGATATCGACGCAAGTCGACCTCGGGAACGAGCTCGAGCGCCTCAGACAGGAAAATCAAAAGCTCGAAAGCTGGAAGTGGCGGGCGCAGCAACTCGAGGGGAAGGTCGCTGGTCTCGAGGCGTTGGCGAAGGTCGTCCCCGAGCAGAAGATCGATTTCATCACAAGCCGCGTCATCACGGATTCGAGTGGCGCGTTCGTGCGCAGCGTCACGATCGATGCCGGACGCAAGCGCAACGTGAAAGAGGGCTATCCGGTCATCAATGCCGATGGGCTCGTCGGGCGGATCGTCGATGTCGCTCCGGATGCGGCGCGCGTGCTTCTTGCGACCGATCTCAACAGCCGAATTCCCGTCCGGATCGGGCCCAATGCCGTGCGCGCAATTCTGGCCGGAGATAACAGCTCCCGTCCGAAGCTGATCTACATTCCAGACGGAGCGAATATCGCAATCGGCGACGATGTTGCGACGTCGGGCACGGGCGGGGTCTTTCCGGCAGGACTTCGTCTCGGCGCGGTCGCGGGCAATCTTTCGGACCCTCGCGTTGCGTTGCGCGCTGATCTCGATCGTCTGGAGTACGTGAGCGTGCTCTTCTTCGCCGACCCGTTTCCGGATCTTTCCGACGATCTTTCGAACCGCAAGCCAACTGGAGAAGCGAGCAACGCCGTTTCGCCTGCCTATGCTCCTCCGTCCGGAAAAGCAAAATGA
- the mrdA gene encoding penicillin-binding protein 2: MTDFSDGDDRGRGDQFTRRSLLLGGVQAAGLGLVGWRVFDLQVIGARRYGPLAENNRINLQVLAPKRGRIFDASGRLLADNEQVFRVTITPALAKNLGGVLRRVSRIVPLSDDEIAKIVARTRKQGRNVATTIASDLSFEQVAQLNLYAPSLPGIATDFALRRRYYDGAPLTHVVGFVGSVERFAIDDDAVARLPEMRIGKSGAELGFDGDLRGTGGTQKVEVDARGRVIRNLETTDPVAGRDVRLTIDSELQRLAMDRMQREVRAAAVMLDIGTGGIVVMASVPSFDAGAIASGIADADWQKLVQAEDKPLLNRAIAGQYSPGSSFVVVTALAALEAGVLSAGERIQCDGQYAYRGEIYRCSKHDGHGILSLHEAIRSSCEVFFCEVASRLGIARIATAARAMGLGSTWNVGLGEEKAGLVPDPDWKRGNLNAGWLGGETLLTGLGQGYMQATPLQLAVMAARIASGRNVNPVIDRRENVPAFGPLPFAADFFDAVRKGMAAVVNDEGGTANEAMLGAGKPIVAGKSGASKIFIGFEPADAPRYAIATVIERGGDGNASAALLARDILSFAVGRADPARGDISPGGVVPASGNGEKAG, encoded by the coding sequence ATGACGGATTTCTCCGATGGGGACGACCGCGGGCGAGGGGATCAGTTCACGCGGCGAAGCTTGTTGCTCGGTGGTGTGCAGGCGGCGGGACTCGGGCTTGTCGGCTGGCGGGTGTTTGATCTGCAGGTGATCGGCGCGCGCCGCTACGGGCCGCTCGCCGAAAACAACCGCATCAATCTGCAGGTGCTAGCGCCGAAACGCGGGCGCATTTTCGATGCGTCGGGACGCCTGCTTGCCGATAATGAGCAAGTTTTTCGCGTCACGATCACGCCGGCGCTCGCAAAGAACCTCGGTGGCGTTCTTCGCCGTGTCAGCCGCATCGTGCCGCTTTCGGATGACGAGATCGCGAAGATTGTCGCGCGTACGCGGAAGCAGGGGCGGAATGTTGCGACGACGATCGCCTCGGACTTGAGCTTCGAGCAAGTGGCGCAGCTCAACCTCTACGCTCCGAGCCTTCCGGGCATAGCCACCGATTTCGCGTTGCGTCGCCGCTATTATGATGGTGCTCCACTCACTCATGTCGTGGGATTTGTCGGCAGCGTCGAACGGTTTGCCATCGACGACGATGCCGTCGCGCGGCTTCCCGAAATGCGCATCGGCAAGAGCGGCGCGGAATTGGGATTTGACGGTGATCTCCGCGGCACGGGCGGAACGCAGAAGGTCGAGGTCGATGCGCGCGGACGCGTTATCCGCAATCTCGAGACGACCGATCCGGTTGCGGGACGAGACGTGAGGCTCACGATCGATTCCGAGCTGCAGCGGCTTGCGATGGACCGGATGCAGCGTGAGGTCCGCGCGGCGGCGGTGATGCTCGATATCGGGACCGGCGGCATCGTCGTCATGGCTTCGGTTCCAAGCTTCGACGCAGGCGCGATTGCGAGTGGCATAGCGGACGCGGACTGGCAGAAGCTCGTTCAGGCGGAAGACAAGCCGCTGCTCAATCGTGCGATCGCCGGACAATATTCGCCGGGATCATCGTTCGTGGTCGTGACGGCGCTTGCGGCGCTCGAAGCAGGTGTTCTTTCAGCGGGTGAACGCATCCAGTGCGATGGTCAGTACGCGTATCGGGGAGAAATTTATCGCTGCTCGAAGCATGACGGTCACGGAATCCTGTCGCTTCACGAGGCAATCCGATCGTCCTGCGAAGTGTTCTTCTGCGAGGTGGCAAGCCGTTTGGGCATCGCCCGGATCGCCACTGCGGCGCGCGCAATGGGACTGGGCTCGACGTGGAATGTGGGGCTCGGCGAGGAGAAGGCCGGACTCGTTCCGGACCCGGATTGGAAGCGCGGCAACCTCAATGCGGGGTGGCTTGGCGGTGAGACGCTGCTGACGGGGTTGGGTCAAGGCTATATGCAAGCGACGCCGTTGCAACTCGCGGTGATGGCGGCTCGCATCGCGAGCGGGCGAAACGTCAATCCGGTGATCGATAGGAGAGAGAACGTTCCGGCGTTTGGTCCGCTTCCTTTCGCGGCGGACTTCTTCGACGCCGTTCGCAAGGGTATGGCTGCTGTCGTCAACGATGAGGGCGGTACCGCGAATGAGGCCATGCTCGGCGCGGGCAAGCCGATCGTTGCAGGCAAGTCTGGCGCATCGAAAATCTTCATCGGCTTTGAGCCGGCGGATGCGCCGCGCTACGCCATCGCGACCGTCATCGAGCGCGGCGGAGACGGCAATGCATCGGCCGCACTGCTGGCGCGCGATATCCTCTCGTTCGCCGTCGGCCGCGCCGATCCTGCTCGCGGCGATATTTCGCCGGGCGGCGTTGTTCCGGCGAGCGGTAATGGTGAGAAGGCGGGATGA
- the mreD gene encoding rod shape-determining protein MreD has translation MMWLRFLMPVISVVVLTLAAALPWGLAAEDRFVLPLLPVIAIYEWTRDPDAWLPEWVIFIAGLTLDVLTQGPLGYWALVYLFAYVVALIASRTSAETVIGRMALIAFAIIAVTGFSWILASLYFLQLLDWQPYARSALITMLAALVLVPLLGILRFGSRTSRGIRLTRGSG, from the coding sequence ATGATGTGGCTCCGCTTTTTGATGCCGGTCATTTCAGTCGTGGTGCTGACGCTAGCTGCGGCACTGCCGTGGGGATTGGCGGCTGAAGATCGCTTCGTGTTGCCGCTCTTGCCGGTCATCGCGATCTATGAGTGGACGCGCGACCCCGACGCGTGGCTGCCGGAATGGGTGATCTTCATCGCGGGCCTGACGCTCGACGTGCTAACGCAGGGTCCCCTCGGCTATTGGGCACTCGTGTATTTGTTTGCGTACGTCGTGGCGCTCATTGCGTCGCGCACGTCCGCCGAGACAGTCATCGGCAGAATGGCGCTCATTGCTTTTGCAATCATCGCAGTGACGGGCTTCTCCTGGATTTTGGCGTCACTCTATTTTCTGCAATTGCTGGATTGGCAGCCGTATGCGCGGAGCGCGCTGATCACCATGCTCGCGGCGCTTGTGCTCGTGCCGTTGCTCGGCATTTTGCGCTTCGGATCCAGGACTTCGCGAGGCATCCGTCTCACGCGGGGCAGCGGATGA
- the rodA gene encoding rod shape-determining protein RodA, with amino-acid sequence METLFATRSIRRPLRLSDKLWLINWPLLLTACVLAGIGTATLYSVSGGSFQPWAERHTFRFLIMLGIVVAMAIVRLDVWMKLAYPAYLVALAMLALVPFVGSEALGAKRWIDAGPISFQPSELMKLALVAALARFYFQLPPEKVGKPLVVLLPLAIIGVPVLLTMQQPDLGSACLFVALGLSLMFLAGVPLRYFALGGLLALASLPVIWSGMHDYQKRRVEVFLNPGMDPLGAGYHITQSKIALGAGGIAGKGFMQGTQSQLDFVPEKHTDFIASIIGEEWGFTGMLILIAVYGLLILMMMLMAQRCENRFARLAIAGSAMTFFLYVFINLAMVTGLVPVVGIPLPLVSYGGTSMTTLMIGLGVAMSAYVHGRDGRA; translated from the coding sequence ATGGAAACCTTGTTTGCCACCCGCAGCATCAGGCGTCCGCTTCGCCTCAGCGACAAGCTGTGGCTTATAAACTGGCCTCTGCTGCTGACCGCCTGTGTGCTTGCCGGCATCGGAACGGCGACGCTCTATTCGGTTTCGGGCGGTTCGTTCCAGCCGTGGGCAGAGCGGCACACGTTTCGTTTCCTCATCATGCTCGGCATCGTTGTCGCGATGGCGATCGTCCGGCTCGATGTGTGGATGAAGCTCGCCTATCCGGCCTATCTGGTGGCGCTTGCGATGCTTGCGCTCGTGCCGTTCGTCGGATCGGAAGCTCTCGGCGCGAAACGTTGGATCGATGCCGGTCCCATCTCCTTCCAACCGTCGGAGTTGATGAAGCTCGCGCTCGTCGCGGCGCTCGCGCGTTTCTATTTTCAGCTGCCGCCAGAAAAAGTCGGAAAGCCTCTGGTTGTTCTGCTGCCACTCGCCATCATCGGCGTGCCGGTTCTTTTGACCATGCAGCAGCCCGATCTCGGATCCGCCTGCCTGTTCGTCGCGCTGGGTCTGTCGCTGATGTTCCTTGCCGGTGTGCCGCTTCGCTATTTCGCGCTCGGGGGGTTGCTTGCGCTCGCTTCGCTGCCGGTGATCTGGTCGGGAATGCACGACTATCAAAAGCGGCGCGTCGAGGTTTTTCTCAACCCAGGCATGGATCCACTCGGTGCGGGCTATCACATCACGCAATCGAAGATCGCGTTGGGAGCGGGCGGCATCGCGGGTAAGGGCTTCATGCAGGGTACGCAGAGCCAGCTCGATTTCGTGCCGGAGAAACACACGGACTTCATCGCGAGCATCATCGGCGAGGAGTGGGGTTTCACCGGGATGCTGATTTTGATCGCGGTCTACGGTCTGCTCATCCTGATGATGATGCTCATGGCGCAGCGGTGCGAGAACCGCTTTGCGCGGCTTGCCATTGCCGGGTCAGCAATGACTTTTTTCCTCTACGTCTTCATCAACCTTGCGATGGTCACCGGGCTCGTTCCCGTGGTTGGCATTCCACTGCCGCTCGTCTCGTACGGGGGCACATCGATGACGACGCTGATGATCGGCCTCGGGGTCGCCATGTCGGCCTATGTGCATGGCCGGGATGGCAGGGCGTGA